GAGGTGCTGCGAACCCGTCGCCACCGGTTGGACCTGCTTTAGGAGCTGCTGGGGTTAATATCATGGAGTTTTGTAAGCAGTTTAATGCTAGAACTCAGGATAAACCTGGCAAAATTTGTCCAGTGCAAATCACTGTGTACAAAGACAAATCATTTGATTTTGTTGTTAAGACTCCTCCAGCTGCAGTACAGTTAATGGAAGCAGCAAAGCTAAAGTCTGGATCAGGTGAACCAAATCGTAAAAAAGTAGCTAGTGTTACTTGGGATGTTATCAAAGCAATTGCTGAAGATAAAATGGTAGATTTAAATGCATTCACAATCGAATCAGCAATGAGTATGATTGCAGGAACTGCTAGATCTATGGGTATAACTGTATCAGGAGAAGCTCCTTTTTAATTAAGAGAAAGAAATGGCAAAATTGACAAAAAAGCAAAAAGAGGCTGCTTCAAAAATTGAAAAGAACAAATTGTACTCTTTAAAAGATGCTGCTGCATTAATTAAAGTGGTTGCTTCTGCAAAATTTGATGAGTCTGTTGATATCGCAGTACGTTTGGGTGTAGATCCAAGAAAAGCGAATCAAATGGTAAGAGGTGTAGTTACTTTACCTCACGGTACTGGAAAAGATGTTAAAGTATTAGCATTGGTTACTCCGGATAAAGAAGCTGAGGCTAGAGAAGCTGGAGCGGATCATGTTGGTCTTGATGATTACTTACAAAAAATTAAAGACGGTTGGACAGATGTTGATGTAATCATCACTATGCCAGCTGTTATGGGTAAATTAGGTCCATTAGGTCGTATTTTAGGACCTAGAGGTTTAATGCCAAACCCTAAAACAGGTACTGTAACTATGGATGTTGCAAAAGCTGTTGCAGAGGTAAAAGCTGGTAAAATTGACTTTAAAGTTGATAAAACTGGTATCGTTCACGCAGGAATTGGTAAAGTTTCTTTTGGAGCTGAGCAGATTGTTGACAACGCACACGAAATTATTCAAACATTAATAAAACTTAAACCAACTGCTGCTAAAGGTACATACATTAAAGGTATCCACCTTACAAGCACTATGAGTCCTGCGATTGCATTAGACCCAAAAGCAGTATAATTGGTAGTTAAAAATTTTTAGTATGACTAGAGAAGAAAAATCAATCGCGATTGAAAATTTAACTGCGCAGTTAGCTGGTACAAATATCATTTATGTATCTGATATTTCTGGTTTAAACGCAGAAACAACTTCAAACTTACGTAGAGCTTGTTTTAAAGCAGGTATCAAATTAGAAGTTGTAAAGAACACTTTGCTTGCAAAAGCAATGGAAGCTTCTGCTAATGATTATGGTGATTTACCTACAGTATTGACAGGTAACAGTGCTATATTTATTTCTGATGTTGCTAACGCACCTGGAAAAATTATCAAAGATTTCCGTAAGAAATCTGATAAGCCAGTTTTAAAAGGAGCTTACATCAATTCTGAAATATACATTGGAGATAATCAATTAGATGCATTAGCTACAATTAAATCTAAAGAAGAGTTACTTGGAGAACTTATTGGATTATTACAATCTCCGGCTCAAAGAATTATTTCTGCTTTACAAAACAAATTCGCTGGTAGCGAAGAAGAAGCTGAAGCATAATAATACAAACAGAGAGAATTTAGTTTCTCTGTTGCCTAATTAGCGCACAATAAACAAAATATAATTTTACAAATCATTTTAAACGATAGAAAAAATGGCAGATTTGAAACAATTCGCAGAACAATTAGTTAACCTAACAGTTAAAGAAGTTAACGAATTAGCAACAATATTAAAAGACGAGTATGGTATCGAGCCTGCTGCTGCAGCTGTAGTAGTTGCTGCTGGTGGTGGAGAAGGTGCTGCTGAAGAAGCACAAACTGAATTTACAGTTGTATTGAAAGAAGCTGGTGCTTCTAAATTAGCAGTTGTAAAATTAGTTAAAGAACTTACAGGTTTAGGTCTTAAAGAAGCTAAAGATGTAGTTGATGGTGCTCCAAGTACTGTTAAAGAAGGTGTTTCTAAAGAAGAGGCTGAAGGTCTTAAAAAATCATTAGAAGAAGCTGGAGCTGTAGTTGAATTAAAATAATTCAACTCGGTTTTAAGAACTAGGTTTAGGTCCTGAGTTAACACTCAAAGGCCTAAACCATTTTTCGTATAATAAAATACATTAAATTTTATTATCAAAATAGTTTAATATACGAAAGAGTTTTTGATCAATACGAAGAAAAAAAATTGAACTGAAATTTCAGTTTATTTTTAAAGATGTATTGGTTTTAAAAAGAAAGTATAAACTAAGCAATGTGTTTTACACAAAAAAATTACTTTTTTTTAATCAAAATTTTGTCCATTGATGATAACAAATCAGACTGAAAGATTGAATTTTGCCTCTACAAAAAACATTCCTCAATATCCGGATTTTCTAGATGTTCAGGTAAAATCGTTTAAAGATTTCTTCCAATTGGAAACCAAATCTGACGAAAGAGGCGACGAAGGGTTGTACAATACCTTCATGGAAAATTTCCCAATTACAGATACCAGAAATAACTTTGTATTGGAGTTTCTTGATTATTTTGTAGATCCGCCACGTTATACTATTCAAGAATGTATAGAGAGAGGTCTTACTTATAGTGTGCCTTTAAAAGCTAGGTTGAAACTATATTGTACAGATCCGGAACACGAAGATTTTGAAACAATTGTGCAAGATGTTTATCTTGGAACAATTCCTTACATGACTCCAAGTGGTACTTTTGTAATCAATGGTGCCGAGCGTGTTGTAGTATCTCAATTACACCGTTCTCCAGGGGTTTTCTTTGGACAGTCATTCCACGCAAATGGAACTAAACTTTATTCTGCCAGAGTAATTCCTTTTAAAGGTTCCT
The Flavobacterium flavigenum genome window above contains:
- the rplK gene encoding 50S ribosomal protein L11 codes for the protein MAKEISKVVKLQVKGGAANPSPPVGPALGAAGVNIMEFCKQFNARTQDKPGKICPVQITVYKDKSFDFVVKTPPAAVQLMEAAKLKSGSGEPNRKKVASVTWDVIKAIAEDKMVDLNAFTIESAMSMIAGTARSMGITVSGEAPF
- the rplL gene encoding 50S ribosomal protein L7/L12, with the protein product MADLKQFAEQLVNLTVKEVNELATILKDEYGIEPAAAAVVVAAGGGEGAAEEAQTEFTVVLKEAGASKLAVVKLVKELTGLGLKEAKDVVDGAPSTVKEGVSKEEAEGLKKSLEEAGAVVELK
- the rplA gene encoding 50S ribosomal protein L1; the protein is MAKLTKKQKEAASKIEKNKLYSLKDAAALIKVVASAKFDESVDIAVRLGVDPRKANQMVRGVVTLPHGTGKDVKVLALVTPDKEAEAREAGADHVGLDDYLQKIKDGWTDVDVIITMPAVMGKLGPLGRILGPRGLMPNPKTGTVTMDVAKAVAEVKAGKIDFKVDKTGIVHAGIGKVSFGAEQIVDNAHEIIQTLIKLKPTAAKGTYIKGIHLTSTMSPAIALDPKAV
- the rplJ gene encoding 50S ribosomal protein L10, which translates into the protein MTREEKSIAIENLTAQLAGTNIIYVSDISGLNAETTSNLRRACFKAGIKLEVVKNTLLAKAMEASANDYGDLPTVLTGNSAIFISDVANAPGKIIKDFRKKSDKPVLKGAYINSEIYIGDNQLDALATIKSKEELLGELIGLLQSPAQRIISALQNKFAGSEEEAEA